Proteins from one Bacillota bacterium genomic window:
- a CDS encoding DUF6431 domain-containing protein — MASCRHTTHARGLPAPGGTQSALIIVTNLGSDVNEYISWWERYRAGDEEARRALPRKCPKCRHRLHSHGWYWRKIGVQIHRLRCPRCRRTHAVLPSFLAPHRPCLMALVDRAFRLRLQRCSWRQVADNITEVSLPTLQRWLRRIRDLAETAVAILSRDARRLDPELDLDTLLRPFTGDQLKLLDAAIAAFYLACQRPSPHLAFPTGQPLEFANVHLINAEPIGVWF; from the coding sequence ATGGCCTCTTGCCGACACACCACCCACGCAAGAGGCCTGCCTGCACCTGGTGGAACCCAGTCTGCATTGATCATCGTAACGAACCTGGGATCTGACGTCAACGAGTACATAAGTTGGTGGGAGCGGTACAGGGCCGGGGATGAGGAGGCCCGCCGGGCCCTGCCCAGAAAGTGCCCAAAGTGCAGGCACAGACTGCATAGCCACGGTTGGTACTGGCGCAAGATCGGCGTCCAGATCCACAGGCTACGCTGCCCCAGGTGCCGGAGAACCCACGCCGTGCTCCCGAGCTTCCTCGCTCCCCACCGGCCCTGCCTGATGGCCCTGGTCGACCGGGCATTCCGCCTCCGCCTGCAGCGATGCTCCTGGCGCCAGGTGGCCGACAACATCACAGAGGTTTCCCTCCCCACCCTGCAGCGCTGGCTACGCCGCATCCGCGACCTCGCGGAAACCGCGGTGGCCATACTCTCCCGGGATGCCCGCCGGCTTGACCCCGAACTCGACCTGGACACCCTCCTGCGCCCCTTCACGGGGGACCAACTGAAGCTGCTTGACGCCGCCATCGCCGCCTTCTACCTCGCCTGCCAGCGCCCAAGCCCCCACCTGGCATTCCCTACCGGCCAGCCCCTCGAGTTTGCCAACGTGCACCTCATCAACGCCGAACCCATCGGCGTCTGGTTCTGA